A window of Gossypium hirsutum isolate 1008001.06 chromosome D13, Gossypium_hirsutum_v2.1, whole genome shotgun sequence genomic DNA:
ttattaaattatatattttaattaaaatatatttaataataattatgtttaaatatgattaaattatttattattgataataataatcttattaaaatttaaataacaataacaataatcatttaccaaaacaaatttctgctaaaggtattctagtcattttagttttttcattatgctattacacctctattacactcaaccaaacacaggattactattacgcctctattccattacattcaaccaaacagttgatttgctattacacagcttttccattacacctctattccattacacctctaatccaatacacctctaatccaatacagcgaatgTTAATTTGTTCAGTTTCCCTACCAATCACTATGCTGTCATCGGTAGTATCAATGTTCAAAACTACGTCTAAAACCAATATTGAACAAAGAAAGGTCGGTTTCATACGATGTACTAGATTTATAGAAAGTAGCCTAGGGCACATGGCCATTAACAAGGTAAACAACAACTCCTGAAACTACTAGTATTATAGTGCATTCATAGTAAAAGTAGCATCTAAATCGACATTTTTCAAGATGAAGAATCCGATCTAGGAGAAACCGACCTAGATATAGATCTCAGAGCTGGACTTCCACTTCTTCTAGAGTAGCTTTTGTTAGAACCTTCCTGCCTCAGACTCCTCAAACTTCTCCTAGGTGGTGGAGAAACGCTTCGCGAGTAGCTCCTTGACCTCCTCCCTTCTGAGGAAGTGCTGCGTGAGTAGCTCCTCCTCAAACTGGTACTTCGCTTAGGGCTGACACTATATGAGCAGCTTCTCCTTGAAGCTCTCCTTGATCGAGGAGGTGTAAGGCTTCGAGAAGCAGAACGATAACGGAGTCTTCTATATCTAGAGTTATATAGTGAATATGACCTATCACGTGACATTCTATAGTACCGATCATCAGGTGAGTAAGAACGGTCCCGCCTTCTATAGTATCGATCCTCAGGAGAGTAAGAACGATCCCGTCTGCAGTGGTAACGATCATCGGGAGAGTAAAACCGATCACGCCTTCTATAGTATCTATCATCAGGAGAGTAAGAACGGTCCCGTCTATGATAATAACAATCATAAGGAGAGTAGGACTGATCACGCCTTTGATAGTATCGATCTTCAGGAGAGTAGGAACAGTAACGATAATTCTTTCTATAACAGCGGTCATCAGGTGATCTACTATACTGGGAATGAGCACGTGAATAAGACCTATACTGGGGGGAGTAAGACCTGCTCCTACTCCTACTCCTACTCCTACTCCTACTCCTACTCCTACTCCTACTCCTATCAGATGAATAACAAGATGACGGGCTTCGGCTGCTTGAATAAGGAGAATAGCTAGGAGATCGACAGGGTGAGTAACTCGGCGAACGATGACGCTCTGTATGCAGAGAAAAATAGTATTAACACATTTTCTGGTTGGCTTGAATACAAAATCAATAGGAAGGAACCATACCACGAATAGTTTTCAACCCCAAATACCTTCCCGGTGTAGGGGTTCTCCCCCTCCGCCTCCTAGCCTGCAATAAACAGAACTCGAAACATAAGATTCTAAAATCACCTAACTGCCCACAAACAAAACAAGCTGAAAGACAGCTAGGTTTTTTCCGGAATAAGTATGAAACTGTAAATCAAAACAAAGACAGGGAGACGTAAAGCTAAATAAAGAGATAAATTCTGGGCATACAACCCTAAAAGTCTGATTCTTGATGTTGTGTTTGATTTACTTTTGGAATTTGTTGAAGAGCTGCTTCACACAGCTAAACCTGCTGCTGCCACAAAAAACTTCAAGTGGAAAGAAGCAAAACAACTTTCAAGAACTCTTAGAAACCGACCGTTCATATAATCGTTATGCAATATTTGACGGagcaaaaacaaaataattatcgAAGCAGGCTATAATCAACACAAGAAAACTTTTACCTTCTCAACTGTAATGACACGTCCCTCAAGAACAGAACCGTCCAAGTACTTGATGCAACGATCAGCTTCTTTGTTGGTAGCCATCGTAACAAACCCAAATCCGCGAGAGTCCCTGGTCCTTGGATCAACCACAAGGTGAACATCGATCACCTATGTAATTGAAACAAGATTATCACTTAACCATACATGCAAACGTGATATTACAGAagtcattcaatcaaacataagTTCATAGAGTTCGAACATAACAATTTAACAATACATGAAACAAAAGTTGCATTCATCCATACATTTCCCTCGCTTGCAAAATGCTTCTCCAACTCTCTCTTGGTGATCCGAGGTGACAAGCCAGTAACATACAAACTGTTCCCGGGATTTTCAACATCACTTTCAGCACTCCTACTCTTACTCCTACAAATCGGAAAAAGAACAATAGGGGAAAACATATATATCAAACTTTTGCGACACAAATATAAACACAATAAACAGCAAAAAAGGCAGTACTAGAAAAATTAACAATACCGGGACCGACTCCTTGAGCTCGACAAGGATCTCGACACAGACCGGGTGTATCGCTTGTTCGGGGAAGGAGAACTTGAATACCTTGACCTCTTAGAGTACATCTGGAAATATGAACAAAATATACAGCTCAGTActgaattaaaattataaaatttgtttggtatatttcttaaaattaagggataatttttttgacggttttgataaatgtaattttcaaaattttaaaagtattaaatgaaataaaataaaataaattgaaaaaaacctACATCCTTATCTacttattattttctaaactttttCATTGAAAAGATTTCTATCATTTAGATTTAGTCATGTATTATCTAACGTGCTTAAAAAACTAAATCACTGGaaatattagtttatttatttatttttaatacaatgcCTAAGTGCATAATGTagttatatttaaaagtatttccAGTGCAAAATAATACTATATCATATTATCATTTTCCTAAAAGAACAATAACAATTCGaacccattttaattaaaaacatttttcatGATGAACTCGCACCCGATACCCATGCACGATGTATATCGGGATAAcggtaaaataaaatttaaaatctacaGAATCCTTCGGAATTGCTTCCCTTGTTAAAATAGAAAAGATGCTAATGTATTAGGCTCTTGATCTAAAAACTTCATCAGCGacagataaaaaaatttatttacaaattgTTTCTGCTTATTGTATTCAACTTTcaattgaaattttcattttttttcataaaatttgttaataattaaaaaaaatcaaataaacagCTAATCCTCCTATAAGCAATTAAGCTAATGGATTTATATTTAGAGCCAAGCCTATTCATCATCATAAACAAAGCCAATTACCAAATTCAACACACATGATTTAcattacaataattaaaaataaaactaatccCCTACCAAGAATTACGGATCGAATTAcgagtatgtatatataaatgattaaataacaaagcaataaattaattaaaatttaaaatcgatGAATTAATTACCTTTGAACAAATGAAGAATTAAACGATTGAAGAATCGAGTCTTTTGAATCCCACCTTTGCTTGGTTTATGCAacgatttcttttttttcttttcttttttaaatggaATTAAAAAATGGCAAAAACGAATTAtataaaaatggtgaaaaggCGCACTAAAGAAGTTTCTGGAGATACGGACGTGAGGAGTGCAATAAAATTCGGACGAATCTTTCCCCTTCAAGTCCGTGGGCCGTAGGCTTTGTATTATATGTAATTTATGGATTTAACCTTTATATTTTAATtggatcatttttaattttttttcgaattttgaaatttcgttATGACTGACCAAATGTTAGCCATTTAATTCATTGAAGTAGTAAATGTATTATAAGGCACCGTACTaaaagttagattgtattttacttttttattcaaaaatttgacaaattAATATTTGTACGTTAATTGAAGAGCAATTTGGTTTTATCTGTTAAAAAGTTAATCAATTTTTACTGTTAATAATTAGTGTTACTGACGATAACTAGACAGTTACTGTGGTATGCCACGTGTACTTTATGGTAACATacaaaaactaatttttaatagtataaatagatgaaatttttgaTAGAATGATCAGCTTGCTCTTTAATATaatgtataaagattaatttatccaattttttagtaggggacaaaatgcaatctaattcATAGTAAAAGTGCTTCCATGGTAGTTTTGCCTATTAAGTTTTGTCATTTACCGCATATGTAATATTATGTTAGCTTGTTATTTCTAAATATTACTTATGAAAAAAAATCAGCTAATGATTTCAATGATTGTTGTTGGAGTtaggaattaaattttaaaatttaaaatgaataggGACTAATAATGAACAAATTAGAGAATAtggattaaatccacaacttacacTATACAAGGCTAACAACGAAAATTAACGGAATTGGTTTAACTGTTTTGCTTGTGTTAGGgatgaattttcaaaattcaaaaaaatatggaggccaaaattgaataatttgaaaagtacatggattaaaatttttttaaataagattataaggattaaaattacaatttacataaaataaaataaatatagatgAACTAAAAACGTCTTAATCTTGTTCTATTTAGCTCTAAAAGATGGATTTAAACTTTTATCAAGAAGTGTGTGGAGAAGACTGGGAATTACTGGAAGAAATAAAGGGGAGAATGGGATGCGTTACGTGAAGGGAACGCTAGGCAATAAATGAACTAACACTTGGAGGATTCGAATTAATCAAAACCATTATGTATTATTGATATAAGAGgcgatttgatttgaaaattttgaaaataattttgaattttaggctaattgaattgaattattcaaattatttgagtcaatttgaataattcgaTTCAAGTTTTGggttcgagtcgagttgaatttcacAAATCGAATAACTTGAAAAATTCGAATGACTGATTAGTGTAAATACCTTTTTGGTCATTGctaactttaaaaataaacaatctatctctcttaacaaaaaaaaaatcaaaattatttttaaaaatttaaaatatttataaaaaaatcaaaattttaaaaaatataaataaaaaatttaaaattttagaaattttcctaaaataatttttttgagaaCTAATTAatggtttcaaatttatcatattcaagtatttttttattttgctttgaaaaataaataaatatatataattttaaatttacgtGCTCTAACACAGATTTAGCTATactgtaataatatttttatttgacatgtttaatttttttaatttaacttgaacaatttcactTGATCTGACTCatctcaaatttcatttcactcaacttgatttgaaaatttttcaatctgaactaggatgataaaataggactcgtgaATTCAATTAATTCGAaaatttttcattcgattcgattgaAATCTCACccctaattattattattgttattattattattatatgttagtAGTCATTGTGCTTATCCAAAATTCGAGATTTAGCCCCtacactttaaaaataaaaaattcaaatttcttttctttttttaatttaataatcctAGTCCAAATATTATTGTTGTttgtaatttatttcaaaatttgtcaacttaacatatttattttattgctaATATCATGTAATGTCATATGAGAGTAGTTTAATGAACATGCCAAACTGATAAAATTTGACGAAAAATACTAACAATGTACGAAAAATACCAGGTTCAAGCTCGGCTCGAAACATAATCAAGCTACTTAAACTCGAGGTTAATTAAGCTCGTATACTAAATTTCATACTTAAACTTGAGCTCAAAAAGGCTCATCCACAGTTGGGATCAGCCTCATTCATAATTAAACTAATTtctataaaataaaagtaaacatgtaattccataatataaaaatatactaaaaaaaaaGCTCAACTAGGCGCACAAGTAGTTTAGATCGAGCATTACGATGCTCGAATTTAATTTCGATCAATAATTCGAATTGCTCAAATTCAGCCCaattattattgaataaaattcaaaattttcgagAACTCGAATAATTTACATATACCAATATCGTATAAGTTGCATGACAAAGACTCTACAAACAAAACCACCTAATCCTTTCCCCGCGTCTCCATTTTGCTAAAGTGTCATTGGCGGGAACCAAAACACTTCCCTTTCCCGCTAATTGAATTCCATCACGATTCAAATCTTCCCAGCTTTTTTATCTATAAAACCCTAACCCCAAAATTGTCAATCTCTGTGCTTCAATCGaagggaaaaaaaggaaaaaagaaagaaaacgcCAAAAATGCTAGAGCTTAGGCTAGTTCAAGGTTCGCTTCTGAAGAAAGTATTGGAAGCGATTAAGGACTTGGTCAACGATGCGAACTTTGACTGTTCGGCGACCGGATTCTCATTG
This region includes:
- the LOC107935791 gene encoding serine/arginine-rich splicing factor SR45a → MYSKRSRYSSSPSPNKRYTRSVSRSLSSSRSRSRSKSRSAESDVENPGNSLYVTGLSPRITKRELEKHFASEGNVIDVHLVVDPRTRDSRGFGFVTMATNKEADRCIKYLDGSVLEGRVITVEKARRRRGRTPTPGRYLGLKTIRERHRSPSYSPCRSPSYSPYSSSRSPSSCYSSDRSRSRSRSRSRSRSRSRSRSYSPQYRSYSRAHSQYSRSPDDRCYRKNYRYCSYSPEDRYYQRRDQSYSPYDCYYHRRDRSYSPDDRYYRRRDRFYSPDDRYHCRRDRSYSPEDRYYRRRDRSYSPDDRYYRMSRDRSYSLYNSRYRRLRYRSASRSLTPPRSRRASRRSCSYSVSPKRSTSLRRSYSRSTSSEGRRSRSYSRSVSPPPRRSLRSLRQEGSNKSYSRRSGSPALRSISRSVSPRSDSSS